In Thalassotalea sp. Sam97, a single window of DNA contains:
- the deoC gene encoding deoxyribose-phosphate aldolase, with the protein MQDIAKQAISYMDLTTLNDTDTDEIVANLCQQARTPAGNTAAICIYPRFIPAAKKNLAGTGIKIATVTNFPHGNDDIDIAVTETKAAVVYGADEVDVVFPYRAFMAGDEQIGFDLVKACKQACPDNVILKVIIETGELKDPDLIKKASEISINAGADFIKTSTGKVPVNATPEAARIMMQAIADNKPSVGFKPAGGVRTTEEAKIYLDMAREILGDDWLQAGKFRFGASSLLNNLLATLGHSEIKESQGY; encoded by the coding sequence ATGCAAGATATAGCCAAACAAGCAATTAGCTACATGGACTTAACCACATTAAATGATACCGATACCGATGAGATTGTCGCCAATCTTTGTCAGCAAGCTCGCACACCTGCAGGTAATACAGCCGCTATCTGTATTTACCCTCGTTTTATTCCGGCCGCAAAGAAAAACTTAGCCGGCACAGGTATTAAAATTGCCACAGTGACTAACTTCCCTCATGGTAACGATGATATCGATATCGCTGTTACCGAAACCAAGGCGGCTGTCGTCTACGGTGCGGATGAAGTGGATGTGGTATTTCCATATCGTGCGTTTATGGCCGGTGATGAGCAAATCGGTTTCGATCTCGTAAAAGCCTGTAAACAAGCATGCCCTGACAATGTTATTTTAAAAGTCATTATTGAAACGGGTGAATTAAAGGATCCTGATCTGATCAAAAAAGCCAGCGAAATCTCAATTAACGCCGGTGCTGATTTTATTAAGACCTCTACAGGTAAAGTACCTGTTAATGCCACACCAGAAGCTGCTCGCATCATGATGCAAGCCATCGCCGACAATAAGCCAAGCGTGGGTTTTAAACCTGCTGGTGGCGTACGGACAACCGAAGAAGCAAAAATCTATTTAGATATGGCCCGTGAAATATTAGGTGATGACTGGTTGCAAGCTGGTAAATTTCGCTTTGGTGCGAGTAGCCTGTTAAACAACTTATTGGCAACCTTAGGACACAGTGAGATCAAAGAAAGCCAAGGCTACTAA
- a CDS encoding PKD domain-containing protein → MSLWLVLSLSACGGGGGDEGSGGGSGGGSGGGGQTNKAPTVNAGVDQTVTENASVSLSGTASDEDGSISSYSWTQTAGTSVALSDNTNASSSFTAPDVSADETLTFSLTVTDNDGATASDTINVFVRQVNQLPTANAGDDQVVDENTVVSLSGVGTDEDGAIASYLWQQVSGTSVLLSDTTSANITFTAPDVVANETLSFTLTVTDNDGGVASDNVDISILHINKLPTADAGLDQVVNENTKVTLMGAGNDLDGSIRSYQWTQTAGNLVTLSDDTIAQPTFAAPEVVSQELLTFRLTVTDNDGASASDSVNVSVNNLKTFFITSISPEFGTVGEKITIVVNDKVSADTKITLSGEVITPDLIDSNVLEFTVTTSMTSGPLNVKDGASVSNDVFFSATNDGLVKYDPAAVVSDAAGTLYVLEYLIVTLLPEHNTLATAERLASLVNGNIIGMYSPLRYWQISTNATTIDEIMALRQTLLADPTVDNVRIENVLQPDAIDWSKDPDIAEQRDRNRVEEGATLYAEKVGYEAAKILPYFAAIGVREQGIDFTLPDFSRYTKNNRTDLSNITVYSVQQPSSVGSPEIGNHGSNVAGIMIGQLGDAGNAGLVAAVAKHHGGVNVQIQGGDPFNSTLEMIKNGATVINWSWGIHRQVAEDINSDGAISIDEISDGPLTCSGAFVRNNIVNQVQFDSYNIALNNFFAVLEKDHPHVVIVSSAGNGATDSGDQLNRIPSSFTSEQLIVVGAHSAGGNYTDALAEDDAEATSFTDSCFDSSVVADVKRSSYSNFGSNVDIAASGTIVGFENSSLVEIQGTSYAAPLVTATVALMQSINPNLIPGQIKNLLRQSALPITNKVTLTDDQSTVFTRSLTAQENEIHVNQGARLNVEGAIQAAIDSLESVEISKDTPLSVSVPLDIDEITQTVEITFPSDTSVFDMVDVVFVVDVSGSYDDDIATFRSKANDLMQAFASAGKNVHIGLSSFSDFPIAPYGTEKDYEYRLDQALTSDYSLVTAALNNLATLGGSDFPESQLEALYQTSKSVVGWRSGALPIIFLATDAMFHNSDDNVSYPGAGYTETLSTLRSRGLRVFGLQSGGEVEDVVRIANDTGGESFSLSRNSDEIVDAILSAVNSIESNITVSMVAVGDFANTIKSIRPTDMPLALSGTPIENVNPGDTIRFDVTFSKGDFDDEKSHTIVFRLLINADQVAIVREIPVVLTVN, encoded by the coding sequence GTCGGATACAATTAATGTTTTCGTTCGCCAGGTCAATCAATTACCGACGGCGAATGCGGGTGACGATCAAGTCGTTGATGAAAATACTGTCGTTTCACTGTCCGGAGTCGGTACAGATGAAGATGGCGCCATTGCCAGCTATCTCTGGCAACAGGTATCCGGGACATCGGTGTTGTTGTCGGATACAACCTCTGCAAATATCACGTTTACCGCGCCAGATGTTGTTGCGAACGAAACATTATCATTCACATTAACAGTAACCGATAATGACGGAGGCGTTGCATCAGATAATGTCGATATTTCTATTTTACACATCAATAAATTACCTACAGCGGACGCCGGTTTGGACCAAGTTGTAAATGAAAATACCAAGGTTACACTGATGGGAGCGGGCAATGATTTGGATGGCTCTATTCGTTCCTATCAGTGGACTCAGACTGCTGGTAATTTGGTTACTCTTTCCGATGATACCATTGCCCAACCTACATTTGCGGCCCCAGAAGTGGTGTCACAAGAGCTATTGACGTTTCGTTTAACCGTCACTGACAATGACGGCGCCAGCGCCTCGGATAGTGTTAACGTCAGTGTGAATAATTTAAAGACATTTTTTATTACTTCGATATCGCCAGAATTCGGTACGGTTGGTGAAAAGATTACCATTGTTGTGAATGACAAGGTGTCAGCCGATACTAAAATTACTTTATCAGGTGAGGTAATAACGCCTGATTTAATCGACTCGAATGTACTTGAATTTACGGTGACGACAAGCATGACGTCTGGGCCACTGAATGTCAAAGATGGTGCTTCGGTATCCAATGATGTGTTCTTTAGTGCAACAAATGACGGCCTTGTTAAGTATGACCCAGCAGCGGTTGTTAGTGATGCCGCGGGGACTTTGTATGTATTAGAATACCTCATAGTGACGTTATTGCCAGAGCATAACACATTGGCAACCGCAGAAAGGCTTGCATCGTTAGTTAACGGTAACATCATCGGCATGTATTCCCCCTTAAGGTATTGGCAAATTTCAACTAATGCGACCACAATCGATGAAATAATGGCATTAAGGCAAACGTTATTGGCTGATCCAACCGTAGACAATGTGCGAATAGAGAATGTATTGCAACCTGATGCCATCGATTGGAGTAAAGACCCCGACATTGCTGAGCAGCGAGATAGAAACAGAGTAGAGGAAGGAGCCACGCTGTATGCGGAAAAAGTTGGTTATGAAGCAGCAAAAATATTACCTTACTTTGCAGCCATTGGTGTTAGAGAGCAGGGTATTGACTTCACCTTGCCTGATTTTTCACGTTACACAAAAAATAATCGCACAGATTTGTCAAATATTACGGTGTATAGTGTTCAGCAGCCAAGTTCTGTGGGTAGCCCTGAAATAGGTAATCATGGCAGTAATGTTGCGGGTATTATGATTGGCCAGCTCGGCGATGCGGGTAATGCGGGACTTGTCGCGGCAGTGGCAAAACATCATGGTGGGGTCAATGTTCAAATTCAAGGTGGCGACCCGTTTAACAGCACCCTAGAAATGATTAAAAACGGTGCGACGGTTATAAACTGGAGTTGGGGCATTCACCGTCAGGTCGCTGAAGACATCAACAGCGACGGAGCTATTTCGATTGATGAAATCAGTGATGGGCCACTGACATGTAGTGGTGCATTTGTTCGAAATAATATTGTTAACCAAGTCCAATTCGATTCGTATAACATAGCCTTAAATAATTTTTTTGCGGTGTTAGAAAAAGATCACCCGCACGTGGTCATCGTCAGTTCAGCTGGGAATGGAGCTACCGATTCTGGTGATCAACTCAACCGTATTCCTTCGTCATTTACCAGTGAACAGTTGATTGTGGTGGGCGCGCATAGTGCTGGTGGAAACTATACTGATGCGCTAGCGGAAGATGATGCAGAGGCAACCAGTTTTACGGATTCTTGTTTTGATAGCAGTGTCGTCGCTGATGTTAAGCGTTCGAGTTACTCGAATTTTGGTAGCAACGTAGATATCGCAGCAAGTGGCACGATTGTAGGCTTTGAAAATAGTTCGCTAGTTGAGATTCAAGGCACGTCTTATGCTGCTCCTTTGGTCACAGCAACCGTTGCGTTAATGCAATCGATAAACCCCAACCTGATACCTGGTCAAATTAAAAATTTGCTGCGCCAGTCGGCGTTGCCGATAACCAACAAGGTAACCTTAACTGATGATCAAAGTACGGTATTCACTCGTTCTTTAACGGCCCAAGAAAATGAAATCCATGTCAATCAGGGGGCAAGACTTAATGTTGAAGGCGCAATTCAAGCAGCGATCGATAGTTTAGAAAGTGTTGAAATCAGTAAAGATACGCCATTATCTGTTTCGGTTCCTCTCGACATTGATGAAATCACGCAAACGGTGGAGATAACCTTCCCAAGTGATACCAGTGTGTTTGATATGGTTGACGTGGTGTTTGTTGTTGATGTGTCGGGGAGCTATGATGATGATATTGCAACGTTTCGAAGTAAAGCCAACGATCTAATGCAAGCGTTCGCAAGCGCGGGTAAAAACGTTCATATCGGTTTATCAAGCTTCAGTGACTTCCCGATAGCGCCATATGGAACCGAAAAAGATTATGAATATCGTCTCGATCAGGCGTTAACCAGTGATTATTCCTTAGTTACGGCAGCCTTAAATAATTTAGCAACTCTAGGCGGTAGCGACTTTCCTGAAAGCCAACTTGAAGCGTTATATCAAACATCGAAAAGCGTTGTCGGCTGGCGTTCGGGGGCCCTGCCCATCATATTTTTAGCAACTGATGCGATGTTTCACAATTCCGATGACAATGTCAGTTATCCGGGCGCAGGCTACACTGAAACGCTGTCAACGTTGCGCTCTCGTGGGTTAAGGGTGTTTGGTTTGCAGTCAGGAGGTGAGGTTGAGGATGTTGTACGTATTGCAAATGATACGGGCGGCGAGTCTTTTAGCCTATCTCGCAACAGTGATGAGATTGTTGACGCGATACTCTCTGCCGTGAACAGCATAGAAAGCAATATTACGGTATCTATGGTTGCTGTCGGTGACTTTGCAAATACCATAAAAAGTATAAGGCCAACAGATATGCCTTTGGCACTGTCAGGTACGCCGATCGAAAATGTAAATCCTGGTGATACCATTCGCTTTGATGTCACCTTCAGTAAGGGCGACTTTGATGACGAGAAAAGTCATACGATTGTTTTTAGATTATTGATCAACGCCGATCAAGTCGCGATTGTTAGAGAAATTCCGGTTGTCTTAACGGTGAATTGA
- a CDS encoding alkaline phosphatase, producing MKKLVSVITASLLVVGCNGAEQNHKQGQEQDNPSASSATSVTIASSIKPKNIIMVVADGMGYAYPVAYRYWQDNPTTEHVETTIFDRTLVGSSSTYPLADSKTSSSTERAKDKVYVTDSAASATSLATGVKTFNGAIGVDINGQPLPTVLEVAKSLNMKTGVVATSQIVHATPASYIAKNDSRRNYNAIADDFFDLRVNGQLKADVMLGGGSDYFIRQDRNLVEAFMQHDYRHLTNLQQLNTVTNNEKLLGLFAPIALKPNINSPVKNPLLEMSKAAITALQNEQGFFLVIEASQVDWGGHANDIAYAMGEMHDLALTMEYLYQYSQQDNDTLVIMTADHETGGFSIAANGRYQFKPHYLNNITASPKSLANQLANNSIDNDILQQKLGFTLDDSERNHLPTLQLENQQQAQQQQWPSEKQQRDLSDRYYNFIKEVIDNRTNAGWTTSGHTAVDVPVFAFGPGAHTFIGHQDNIDIAAKIFNHLNN from the coding sequence GTGAAAAAATTAGTTAGTGTGATTACCGCCAGCCTACTTGTTGTTGGCTGCAACGGTGCAGAACAAAATCACAAGCAAGGCCAAGAACAAGACAACCCAAGCGCCTCATCGGCAACGTCTGTGACTATCGCGAGCAGCATTAAGCCGAAAAACATTATTATGGTCGTCGCTGATGGCATGGGCTACGCCTATCCGGTTGCTTATCGATACTGGCAAGATAACCCCACTACAGAGCATGTTGAAACAACCATCTTTGATCGCACATTAGTTGGCAGTTCCAGTACCTACCCATTAGCGGACAGCAAAACGTCATCATCGACTGAACGTGCAAAAGACAAGGTTTACGTCACCGACTCGGCCGCAAGCGCAACCTCTCTTGCGACAGGCGTAAAAACATTCAATGGTGCAATAGGTGTGGATATTAACGGCCAACCCCTGCCCACCGTATTGGAAGTAGCAAAATCCCTGAATATGAAAACGGGGGTTGTCGCCACATCGCAAATTGTTCACGCAACCCCGGCATCCTATATTGCGAAAAATGACAGTCGACGCAATTACAACGCCATCGCCGATGATTTTTTTGACTTACGAGTCAACGGTCAACTCAAAGCAGATGTTATGTTAGGTGGGGGTAGTGATTATTTTATTCGCCAAGACCGAAATCTTGTTGAAGCGTTTATGCAACACGACTATCGCCATTTAACCAACTTACAACAATTGAATACGGTTACAAACAACGAGAAATTATTGGGGTTGTTTGCGCCGATTGCCCTAAAGCCAAATATCAATAGTCCCGTTAAAAATCCGTTATTAGAGATGAGTAAAGCAGCGATAACTGCCCTTCAGAACGAGCAAGGCTTCTTTCTCGTAATTGAAGCATCACAAGTTGACTGGGGTGGTCACGCAAATGATATTGCCTATGCGATGGGTGAAATGCATGATTTGGCATTAACCATGGAGTACTTATATCAATACAGCCAACAGGATAATGATACCTTAGTGATAATGACGGCCGACCATGAAACAGGTGGCTTTAGTATCGCGGCAAATGGTCGTTACCAATTTAAGCCTCATTACCTCAATAACATCACTGCAAGCCCTAAATCGTTAGCAAATCAACTGGCAAATAACAGTATCGATAACGATATCTTACAGCAAAAACTTGGTTTTACTTTGGATGACAGTGAACGTAATCACCTGCCCACGCTACAACTTGAAAACCAACAGCAAGCCCAGCAACAACAATGGCCAAGCGAAAAACAACAACGTGATCTTAGTGATCGTTATTATAATTTCATTAAAGAAGTTATAGACAATCGTACTAACGCGGGGTGGACCACCTCCGGCCATACTGCGGTCGATGTGCCGGTTTTCGCATTTGGCCCTGGTGCACATACTTTCATCGGCCATCAAGACAACATTGATATCGCGGCAAAAATTTTTAACCACCTAAACAATTAA
- a CDS encoding NupC/NupG family nucleoside CNT transporter has translation MDFDTLRGVLGVVVILAVAFLASSNKKNINWRTVIGALAIQITLAALVLYSDTGRGILEAVSGAVGSIIDYSAAGIAFLFGGLGTDAMFANGVGFVFAIRVLPVIVFFSSLIAVLYYLGIMDKIVTVLGGALAKLLKTSDPESLSATANIFVGQTEAPLVVRPFLPTMTRSELFAVMTGGLASVAGAVLVGYAGMGVELKYLIAASFMAAPGGLLMAKLIMPETGEPKNELSELDEVELDKKPVNVIDAAAEGASKGMMLALNVGAMLMAFVALIALLNGLIGWVGGFFGAENLTLEMILGYVLQPVAWILGVPWDEAFRAGSFLGQKIVVNEFVAYVDFIKYKADLSAGTQAIITFALCGFANLSSIAILLGGLGTLAPNRRHDIAQMGMKAVFAATLANLMSAAIAGVFISLA, from the coding sequence ATGGATTTTGATACATTACGTGGTGTTTTAGGGGTGGTGGTCATTTTGGCCGTTGCGTTTTTAGCAAGCTCCAACAAAAAGAACATCAATTGGCGTACCGTTATTGGTGCATTAGCGATTCAAATAACGTTAGCTGCTCTTGTTTTATACAGTGACACAGGACGTGGCATACTGGAAGCCGTATCTGGTGCTGTCGGTAGTATTATCGACTATTCTGCCGCCGGTATCGCCTTCCTATTTGGTGGCTTAGGTACTGATGCGATGTTCGCCAATGGCGTAGGCTTTGTATTTGCGATCCGCGTTCTACCGGTAATTGTGTTCTTTTCATCTTTGATAGCCGTGCTTTACTACCTCGGCATCATGGATAAAATCGTAACCGTATTAGGTGGCGCGCTAGCTAAACTTTTGAAAACATCGGACCCAGAGTCATTATCAGCGACAGCGAACATTTTCGTTGGTCAAACAGAAGCGCCACTTGTGGTTCGTCCGTTCTTACCAACCATGACTCGCTCTGAATTATTCGCGGTTATGACCGGTGGCTTAGCATCCGTTGCTGGTGCTGTATTGGTTGGTTACGCCGGTATGGGCGTAGAGCTAAAATATTTGATCGCTGCATCGTTCATGGCGGCTCCTGGCGGTCTACTAATGGCAAAACTTATCATGCCTGAGACTGGCGAGCCAAAGAATGAACTATCTGAGCTTGATGAAGTTGAGTTAGACAAGAAACCTGTTAACGTAATCGACGCAGCCGCTGAAGGTGCCTCTAAAGGTATGATGTTAGCGCTAAACGTTGGTGCGATGTTAATGGCATTCGTCGCTCTTATTGCCTTGTTAAACGGTCTTATCGGCTGGGTTGGTGGCTTCTTTGGTGCTGAAAACTTAACTTTAGAAATGATCTTAGGTTATGTGCTGCAACCGGTTGCGTGGATCTTGGGTGTTCCATGGGATGAAGCATTCAGAGCCGGTAGCTTCCTTGGCCAGAAGATTGTTGTAAACGAGTTTGTTGCTTATGTTGACTTTATTAAATACAAAGCAGACTTAAGCGCAGGTACACAAGCCATCATCACTTTTGCTCTGTGTGGTTTTGCAAACTTATCGTCAATTGCGATATTACTCGGTGGTCTAGGTACTCTAGCACCAAATCGTCGTCACGATATCGCGCAAATGGGTATGAAAGCCGTATTTGCTGCAACCCTAGCAAACTTAATGAGTGCTGCAATCGCTGGTGTGTTTATTTCACTAGCCTAA
- the udk gene encoding uridine kinase, translating to MNNLTIIAIVGASASGKSLFAETIYNELTEELGTSSMTIIKEDSYYRCQNHLSMEERVKTNYDHPKAFEHELLAHHLFQLSEGHSIEVPTYDYKRHTRSKEVEIVNPAKVVLVEGILLLTDKQLRNRFDINIFMDTPLDVCLIRRIKRDLEERGRDLDSVVNQYQKTVRPMYYRYIEPSKEHADIVITKGGRNRMALELIKSKIRELAN from the coding sequence ATCAACAATTTGACCATTATTGCAATCGTTGGCGCATCTGCATCCGGCAAATCTTTATTTGCTGAAACCATTTACAATGAGCTAACCGAAGAGCTTGGTACAAGCTCAATGACGATCATCAAAGAAGACTCATATTATCGCTGTCAAAATCACCTTTCGATGGAAGAACGTGTCAAAACCAACTATGACCACCCCAAAGCATTTGAGCACGAATTATTAGCTCATCACTTGTTTCAACTCAGTGAAGGTCATTCAATTGAAGTACCGACGTATGATTACAAACGTCACACCCGTAGTAAAGAAGTTGAAATCGTAAACCCAGCAAAAGTGGTGTTGGTTGAGGGGATCTTACTGCTTACTGATAAGCAGTTACGTAATCGTTTTGATATTAATATTTTCATGGACACACCTTTGGATGTGTGTCTAATTCGTCGCATTAAACGTGACCTCGAAGAGCGAGGTCGCGATCTCGATTCTGTGGTCAATCAATACCAGAAAACTGTGCGACCAATGTATTACCGATACATCGAGCCATCAAAAGAGCACGCTGATATCGTAATAACCAAAGGGGGCCGTAATCGTATGGCGCTCGAGTTAATTAAGTCAAAAATTCGCGAACTTGCGAATTAA
- a CDS encoding thymidine kinase, whose translation MAQLYFYYSTMNAGKSTSLLQSAYNYQERGMNALIFTAKIDDRLAQGKVSSRIGLSSDALVFDEQTNLYQVVDRSHTKQPVHCILIDESQFLSKQQVKQLSDIVDYLNIPVLAYGIRTDFLGQTFDGSAALLAWADKLIELKTVCHCGKKANFVIRRDENGQVVLEGSKVQIGGNDMYEALCRRHFKAAVWEKSE comes from the coding sequence ATGGCACAACTATACTTTTATTATTCGACCATGAACGCTGGTAAGTCGACGTCACTGTTACAATCGGCGTACAACTACCAAGAACGTGGGATGAACGCCCTGATCTTTACCGCAAAAATAGACGACAGACTAGCGCAAGGCAAAGTCAGTTCTCGTATCGGTTTAAGCTCTGATGCCTTAGTATTTGACGAGCAAACCAACCTATATCAGGTTGTCGATAGATCACACACAAAACAGCCTGTTCATTGTATTTTAATTGATGAATCACAATTTTTATCTAAGCAGCAAGTAAAACAGCTTTCAGATATTGTTGATTATCTTAATATTCCGGTACTGGCTTACGGGATCCGCACCGATTTTCTTGGCCAAACTTTTGACGGCAGTGCCGCACTATTGGCATGGGCAGATAAACTTATTGAGCTGAAAACTGTTTGTCATTGTGGCAAAAAAGCCAATTTCGTTATTCGCCGTGATGAAAATGGTCAAGTTGTCCTTGAGGGCAGTAAAGTGCAAATCGGTGGTAACGATATGTACGAAGCATTATGCCGACGTCATTTTAAAGCGGCCGTTTGGGAAAAATCCGAATAA